Part of the Tetragenococcus koreensis genome, ATTTTATATCACTTGATCGTCTACATCATATCACTTTTTGTTATATCAAGCCATTTAACGGATGTAATAGAAGACTAGTCCCTTATGCAAACAAAGCAGACAATTGCTACACTTATCTGCTTTGTTATTGCTAAACTACGATTCTTCAATTTTTTTAATACACCAAGCAATTAATTCTTCTAAACGCTGCGTTTGTTTTGATAAATGCAGATACCCCATTAAGCTTTCAAATCCAGTAGACATACGGTAAGTTTTAATATCTGTATTTTTGGCGCTCGTATGGCTTTTACTATTACGACCACGGCGATAGTAGTTGTCTTCTTCTTCTTGTAAAATCTGTTCATCTAACATCTGTTGAATTAAAAAGGCTTGTGCTTTAGCTGATACATAGTAGGTCGCAAAACGATGAAGTTGGCTTGGACGTGTTTTACCAGCGGCCACCAAATGATCGCGGATATAAACTTCATAAATCGCATCGCCAACATAAGCTAAAGCTAAACCATTTAATTGTTGATAATCTGTCATGATTTTCTTCTCCATCTAGTCCCTTGTGGCGTATCTTCTAAAATAATTCCTTGCTCTTTTAACTGATCGCGAATTTCATCACTGCGGGCAAATTCTTTATTTTTTCGGGCTTCATTACGTTCTATAATCAATTGATCGACTTGCTCATGAGCTAAGTTTTCTTCAAAAACAATCCCAAAAATAGCGATTAATTCCACAAAATGGTCTAAAGCAAACTTTAATACCTCATAGGAAACAACTGCTTGATCAACATAACGGTTAATCCATTTAGCTATTTCATAAACGACTGTAATGCCATTTGCCGCATTAAAATCGTCATCCATTTCTACAATGAATTGATCAACTAATTGGCTAAACTCACTTTTTTTGCTCCTATCATCAGCTAAACTGGTTGTTGCATCATTTAACCGAAACACAGCATTTTCATAAGCATTTTTTAGGCGTTGCAAGTTATTGCTTGCTTCTGTTAAGGTTTTTTGACTGTAGCGAATAGGACGTCGATATTGTGTAGTTGATAGGAAGAAACGAATAACTTGTGGGTCTATTCGTTGCACAATTTCATGAACTGTCACAAAATTCCCCAATGATTTACTCATTTTCTCATCATCTTCACCGATAGTCACATACCCATTATGCATCCAATAATTAGCAAATGTTTGGCCTGTTTTAGCTTCACTTTGTGCAATTTCATTTTCATGATGCGGAAACTCTAAATCTTGCCCGCCACCATGGATATCAATTGTATCTCCTAGTAATTGAGTTGCCATCACAGAGCACTCGATATGCCAACCAGGTCGCCCATCTCCCCAAGGAGCTTGCCAAGATATCTCGCCTTTTTTTGCGTTTTTCCATAAGGCAAAATCCAAAGGATCCTCTTTTAATTGCTGTTCGGCGCCCGTGCGTTTACTAGCGCCCACTTCCAATTCATCAACCGATTGGTCACTTAAACGGCCGTATTTAGAAAACTTACGGGTCCGATAGTAAACGTCGCCATCAATTACATAAGCATATTCTTTATCAAGCAAAACTTGAATGAAATGAATGATATCTTGCATATAATCAACAACACGCGGGTGATGTGTTGCTGGTTTTACGTTCAATTTGGTTGTATCTTCTTCAAAAGCCTTAATAAACCGTTCGGCGACCTCAGGCGTTGTTATCTCTAATTCCTTAGCTGCTCGGATGATTTTGTCATCGACATCAGTAAAATTCGATACATAATTTACTTCATAACCACGAAATTCCAAATAGCGGCGGATAGTATCAAAAGAAACCGTACTTCTGCCATTACCAATATGAATATAATTATAGACAGTTGGTCCACAAACATACATCTTAACCTTGCCTGCTGTAATCGGATGAAACTCTTCTTTTTCTCTAGTCAGTGTATTGTATATTTTGATCATTTAAAATACTCCTTTCCTACTAAGTTGTTAAAAATAAGCGCCTTTCAAGTAGGTTAAACTAACCTATCCGAAAGACGCTTATACACGTGGTTCCACTTTCATTTGCAATTATTTCCTCATGAAAAGCGTAACGAACTTTCTCCGTCTTTGGTTTTGCCAAAGCCACTTACAGGTGCATTTCTTAAACTTTTTTTGACCGCCTCGCAGCAAAAGCCGTCTCTCTGTGAAAAAAAGATTAATACTTCGTCTGTTCATCGTGTTTACAGTATTTCATTCAAATGTGCTAATGCTTTTTCTCTACCTAATAATTCAATAGTATCCGGTAATTCTGGTCCATGCATCGCACCAGATACCGCAATTCGAATCGGCATATATAAATTCTTGCCTTTTGAACCTGTTTCTTTTTGGACATCCTTAATTGCTTTTTTAACAGTCGGAGCATCTACTATCTCCAATTGTTCTAATTGCGCTTTAAATGCATTAAGAACTGCCGGAACATTTTCACCTGCCAACACCTCTTTAGCTGTATCATCTAAAATAGGATGTTCGTCGAAGAAAAGATAAGTTAAATCAACAATTTGAGCAGCATAGCTCATTTGGGGTTGATACAAGCTAACTAGTTTTTTCACCCATGCCAAGCGTTCAGAACTAGGGTTTTTTTCTATACGTCCATCTGCTTGTAAATAAGGTAAACACATATTTGTTAGTGTATCGATATCTAATTGTTTAATATAATAATTTCCGATCCATTCTAATTTTTTAGCGTCAAATGAAGCCGGCGATTTACTTAAACGACTTGATTCAAACATATCAATAATTTCTTGTTTTGAAAAAATTTCGTCTTCGCCTTTAGGCGACCAACCAAGTAAGGCAATGAAATTCAACATTGCTTCAGGTAAGTAACCTAGCTGACGATATTCTTCAATAAATTGCAAGATTGATTCATCACGTTTACTCAATTTTTTGCCCGTATCGGCATTGATAATCAACGTCATATGGCCAAACTTCGGAATGGGCCAGCCAAATGCTTCATAAATCATCATTTGCTTGGGTGTATTCGCAATATGATCGTCGCCGCGTAAAACATGCGTAATTCCCATCATATGATCATCTACAGTTACCGCAAAATTATAAGTCGGCATGCCATCTTTCTTTTGAATAATAAAGTCGCCACCTACATTATCTGATTCAAAAACAATTTCATCTTTTACCAGATCATCAAAACGATATTCAGTATTCTTCGGCACACGGAAACGGACAACTGGAACGATTCCTTGAGCTTCTTTTGCAGCTTGTTCTTCTACGGATAGATGAGCACATTTACCGCTATAATGAGGAATTTCACCTCTTGCTTTTTGAGCGTCTCTTTCTTCTTCTAATTCCTCTTGCGTACAATAGCATTTATATGCTCGATTACTAGCTAACAACTGTTCAATCAGTGGCAAATAGATATCTTGCCGTTCTGACTGACGATAGGGACCATAATCGCCCGGTTTTTCTGGTGATTCATCCCAGTCAACGCCTAACCAAGCTAGGTTATCCAATTGGCTTTTTTCTCCGTCTTCAATGTTTCTTTTTTGGTCGGTATCTTCGATGCGAATAATAAAATCGCCATCCATATGGCGAGCGTATAAATAATTAAACAAAGCGGTTCGAGCATTGCCTATGTGTAAGTGCCCCGTGGGGCTTGGTGCGTACCGCACACGTACTTTCGTCATTTTCATCTTCCTCTTCTTTTTAAATCTTAAAGGTTTATTATTTGATATAAGAATAACTATTCAGCTAAAATTGTACATTTAAACGGCGGATTAGTAAAGCCTAACGGCTACCTAATCCGCATTTATCTCGTAGTTACTTCACTTTATTTTTCTGAGTTTTGATTGTCAAGACCTCGTCCGGCATGGGCCGGCTTAGCAAAAATCATACGGCCAGCAGCGGTTTGCAGGGCACTCGTTACAATAACACGCAATCGTTCGTTCATATAATGCATGCCTTCTTCTACCACGACCATCGTGCCATCATCTAAATAAGCCACTCCTTGCTGTCGTTCCGTCCCTGCTTTTATGATCATAACTTCCATTGATTCTCCAGGGATAACTACCGGTTTAACTGCATTTGCCAACTGGTTAATATTTAGTATTGGCACATTTTGAAACTCAGCCACCTTGTTTAAATTATAGTCATTTGTTACCACGATACCATCTAACAATTTGGCAAGTTTTAACAGCTTACTGTCAACTTCTGAAATATTTTCAAAATCACCATCATACATTTCAACAGCAATGCCATCTTCTTTTTGTAAAGAATTTAAAATATCTAACCCTCTACGACCACGAACCCGTTTTAAACTATCACCAGAATCGGCAATATACTGCAGCTCGTACAATACAAAATTAGGAATCAGAAGTGTTCCTTCAATAAAACCAGTTTGTGCGATGTCATAAATACGCCCGTCAATAATAACACTGGTATCTAATATTTTATATTTATGAAAAGGATCTTCTACCTTACGATCAAGTAATTGCTGGCTTTGCTGCTCATTTTTCTTTCCACGGGGAGCAAAAAGCTTCTTCCATTCCTCAATTCTGGTCACCCCGACTTGAAAACCAAAATAGCCGAATATAATCATCAACATGAAAGGTACAATACTGTTAACAAAGGGCACTTCCCAATTATAAAACGGAATTGAGACTATCACACCCATAATCAATCCCAAAATCGTCCCGATAACGCCAAACAAAAGATAGGTCAAGCTAAATCCACTCAGCCATTTTTCGATTTTTTGAATCCCGGTTGAAATCATATTAGTTACCAATAATGAAAACAAATAAAAAATAAGTGCACCAATCAAACTATTGGTTACATTATTATTCAACCAAGCATTTTGCTGCTGTCCGATCATTTCCCAACCTAGGGGCAATGAAGAAATACCCAAACTGGCACCAGCTAATACCATTAAAACAGTAATGACTCGTTTTTGCATATACACACCTCCGTTCGTCTACTCTTAGCGAAATACACGTTTTAATGCTTCATCCAGCGTCGCTACACCCACAACTTCGATGCCTGCTGGCGCTTGCCAGCCGCTTAAATTATTTTTGGGTAGATAAACTCTTTCAAAGCCTAATTTTTGTACTTCTTTTACACGTTGCTCAATGGCACTGACACGACGGATCTCTCCTGTTAGTCCAATTTCGCCAATAAAGCACTCCGTGGGTTTTGTTCCTTTTTCTTTATAACTAGAAGCAATGCTAATAGCTGTGGCTAAATCAATTGCCGGTTCATCTAATTTTACCCCACCGGCTGCTTTTAGATAAGCATCTTGGTTTTGTAAAAGTAAACCTGCTCGCTTTTCTAACACCGCCATAATTAAAGAAACCCGGCTAAAATCAAGGCCAGTCGTAGTTCGTTTAGCATTACCAAACATCGTTGGAGTAACTAATGCTTGAATCTCAACTAAAATAGGACGAGTACCTTCCATTGCTACAACAATAGCTGAACCGCTAGTCCCTTCCAGTCGTTCTTCTAAAAAAACTTGCGAAGGATTACTAACTTCTTTTAATCCTTGTTCATACATCTCAAAAATACCAATCTCATTCGTTGAACCAAAACGATTTTTTACTGCCCGTAAAATGCGAAATGATTGATATTTATCCCCTTCAAAATATAAGACAGTATCGACCATATGCTCAAGCATGCGAGGACCAGCAATCGATCCTTCTTTAGTCACATGGCCCACCACGAAAATGGCGATTCCATTTGACTTAGCAATTTTTAATAATTCAGCCGTCGTTTCTCGAACTTGACTAACACTTCCAGCGACGCTTGAGATATCTGGCTGTGTCATAGTCTGTATAGAATCAATAATCACATAGTCTGGCTGCAATTTTTCGATCGTATCACGAATATCTTGCATATCTGTCTCAGCAAATAGATAAAAGTCATTATCTTCATCGCCTAAACGCTGCGCGCGCATTTTTATTTGTTCTGCACTTTCTTCTCCAGAGACGTAAAGCACTTTACCGCCAGTTGCTGCCAGTTGTTGTGACACCTGTAAAAGTAAGGTAGATTTACCAATACCAGGATCGCCGCCTAACAGAATCATCGAACCTGGGACAACACCGCCACCTAACACACGATTTAACTCATCTAAAGAAGTTTTTACTCGCGGTTCCTTTCTAGGCGTGACATCTTTTAAAAGAGTCGCTTGCATTTTTTCTCCAGTCAACGTGGATCTTGTTCTGCGATCAGTAGTATCTTGAATTTTTTCTTCTACCATTGAATTCCAACTGCCACAATTGGGGCATTTTCCCAAATATCTAGGCGAAATATACCCGCAATTTTGACATTCAAATTGTGTTTTTGCCTTTTTTGCCATAGTTTCCCTTCTTTTATTTCGCTTGGTCAGACGAACCTAAACCACCCGTGCGATCATGATCAGTTTGATCTTGGTCTGCTTTTAAAAATGGTAAGAAAATTCCTTGGCCGATTCGTTCGCCTTTTTTTATGACTACATCTTTCAAACCAAAATTAGTAAATTGGAACATAATATGTCCTTCATTTGCTGTGTTGTTATAATAATCGCTATCGATAACGCCAATTCCGTTTGCAACAAGTAAAAAACGTTTTAATGGATTACTGGAACGATTGGCCAGTTGTAAAAATTCATCCTCCATCATATACGACTTAACCCCTGTGGGAACTAAGACTGGTTTAATCTTTTTTTCTGTTGCTGCATTATCATTGATTTTTCTGGT contains:
- a CDS encoding dUTP diphosphatase, whose translation is MKKRGFEIVTDYINKEIHLPQRATHHSAGYDFEAAAEVVIPSIWKQLLTRKINDNAATEKKIKPVLVPTGVKSYMMEDEFLQLANRSSNPLKRFLLVANGIGVIDSDYYNNTANEGHIMFQFTNFGLKDVVIKKGERIGQGIFLPFLKADQDQTDHDRTGGLGSSDQAK
- a CDS encoding PIN/TRAM domain-containing protein; this translates as MQKRVITVLMVLAGASLGISSLPLGWEMIGQQQNAWLNNNVTNSLIGALIFYLFSLLVTNMISTGIQKIEKWLSGFSLTYLLFGVIGTILGLIMGVIVSIPFYNWEVPFVNSIVPFMLMIIFGYFGFQVGVTRIEEWKKLFAPRGKKNEQQSQQLLDRKVEDPFHKYKILDTSVIIDGRIYDIAQTGFIEGTLLIPNFVLYELQYIADSGDSLKRVRGRRGLDILNSLQKEDGIAVEMYDGDFENISEVDSKLLKLAKLLDGIVVTNDYNLNKVAEFQNVPILNINQLANAVKPVVIPGESMEVMIIKAGTERQQGVAYLDDGTMVVVEEGMHYMNERLRVIVTSALQTAAGRMIFAKPAHAGRGLDNQNSEK
- the radA gene encoding DNA repair protein RadA: MAKKAKTQFECQNCGYISPRYLGKCPNCGSWNSMVEEKIQDTTDRRTRSTLTGEKMQATLLKDVTPRKEPRVKTSLDELNRVLGGGVVPGSMILLGGDPGIGKSTLLLQVSQQLAATGGKVLYVSGEESAEQIKMRAQRLGDEDNDFYLFAETDMQDIRDTIEKLQPDYVIIDSIQTMTQPDISSVAGSVSQVRETTAELLKIAKSNGIAIFVVGHVTKEGSIAGPRMLEHMVDTVLYFEGDKYQSFRILRAVKNRFGSTNEIGIFEMYEQGLKEVSNPSQVFLEERLEGTSGSAIVVAMEGTRPILVEIQALVTPTMFGNAKRTTTGLDFSRVSLIMAVLEKRAGLLLQNQDAYLKAAGGVKLDEPAIDLATAISIASSYKEKGTKPTECFIGEIGLTGEIRRVSAIEQRVKEVQKLGFERVYLPKNNLSGWQAPAGIEVVGVATLDEALKRVFR
- the cysS gene encoding cysteine--tRNA ligase → MIKIYNTLTREKEEFHPITAGKVKMYVCGPTVYNYIHIGNGRSTVSFDTIRRYLEFRGYEVNYVSNFTDVDDKIIRAAKELEITTPEVAERFIKAFEEDTTKLNVKPATHHPRVVDYMQDIIHFIQVLLDKEYAYVIDGDVYYRTRKFSKYGRLSDQSVDELEVGASKRTGAEQQLKEDPLDFALWKNAKKGEISWQAPWGDGRPGWHIECSVMATQLLGDTIDIHGGGQDLEFPHHENEIAQSEAKTGQTFANYWMHNGYVTIGEDDEKMSKSLGNFVTVHEIVQRIDPQVIRFFLSTTQYRRPIRYSQKTLTEASNNLQRLKNAYENAVFRLNDATTSLADDRSKKSEFSQLVDQFIVEMDDDFNAANGITVVYEIAKWINRYVDQAVVSYEVLKFALDHFVELIAIFGIVFEENLAHEQVDQLIIERNEARKNKEFARSDEIRDQLKEQGIILEDTPQGTRWRRKS
- the gltX gene encoding glutamate--tRNA ligase is translated as MTKVRVRYAPSPTGHLHIGNARTALFNYLYARHMDGDFIIRIEDTDQKRNIEDGEKSQLDNLAWLGVDWDESPEKPGDYGPYRQSERQDIYLPLIEQLLASNRAYKCYCTQEELEEERDAQKARGEIPHYSGKCAHLSVEEQAAKEAQGIVPVVRFRVPKNTEYRFDDLVKDEIVFESDNVGGDFIIQKKDGMPTYNFAVTVDDHMMGITHVLRGDDHIANTPKQMMIYEAFGWPIPKFGHMTLIINADTGKKLSKRDESILQFIEEYRQLGYLPEAMLNFIALLGWSPKGEDEIFSKQEIIDMFESSRLSKSPASFDAKKLEWIGNYYIKQLDIDTLTNMCLPYLQADGRIEKNPSSERLAWVKKLVSLYQPQMSYAAQIVDLTYLFFDEHPILDDTAKEVLAGENVPAVLNAFKAQLEQLEIVDAPTVKKAIKDVQKETGSKGKNLYMPIRIAVSGAMHGPELPDTIELLGREKALAHLNEIL
- a CDS encoding Mini-ribonuclease 3, producing the protein MTDYQQLNGLALAYVGDAIYEVYIRDHLVAAGKTRPSQLHRFATYYVSAKAQAFLIQQMLDEQILQEEEDNYYRRGRNSKSHTSAKNTDIKTYRMSTGFESLMGYLHLSKQTQRLEELIAWCIKKIEES